Proteins encoded within one genomic window of Onychostoma macrolepis isolate SWU-2019 chromosome 11, ASM1243209v1, whole genome shotgun sequence:
- the vamp3 gene encoding vesicle-associated membrane protein 3 yields MSAPSADGSGAAGMSGNNRRLQQTQAQVDEVVDIMRVNVDKVLERDQKLSELDDRADALQAGASQFETSAAKLKRKYWWKNCKMWAILIAVVLIIIVIIIIWSQQS; encoded by the exons GTCCGCCCCGAGTGCAGATGGCTCTGGTGCTGCTGGGATGTCTGGGAATAACCGCAGACTGCAGCAGACGCAGGCACAGGTGGATGAG GTGGTGGACATCATGAGAGTGAATGTCGATAAGGTCCTGGAACGAGACCAGAAGCTGTCCGAGTTGGATGACCGTGCCGATGCCCTGCAGGCCGGTGCTTCCCAGTTTGAGACCAGCGCTGCCAAACTCAAGAGGAAATACTGGTGGAAGAACTGCAAG ATGTGGGCCATTTTGATAGCTGTGGTACTGATCATTATTGTCATCATTATCA TCTGGTCACAGCAGTCATAA